The DNA window aagacagagacagacggGACATAAAAGTCTCAGATAAGCTcggtaataattaaaaaaataaaccaaagtTTATTGTATAGTAACCAAAGCAGAGAGAAATAAACTATTTACAGATTAAGAAATGATCTTGTGTAATTAAGAAATAAGAGTAATGTGTGGGAGAACATGCCTGTGTAAAGTGTGAGCtgcagtcactcaaacactcctGAGTTAAAATGGTCGAATGCAGTGAGTTAAGTCTTAAGTTACTCAGGCGGCTCGCTttgaaatgtccacatttctagagaaacttacTGAGTCAGAATTCGCAGTGATAGTGTTACTACTGCttactatttttaatttttttaagcaaTTCATATTACTGCAGGATGATGAATGTGCAAATGTTTCTCAGTGAAGTAACACTGTTTTATCATCGTTAAAGTTACATACACAGCTCGTACTAATCCCCGTGTACGGCTGAACACTTTAGGGAAAATACCTAACTCTGATTTCTCTGAccagtaataaaaaataaaagaaatagcAATTATTCATTATCAATTAGGCCATGCTTTGTAACCAAGGAAACCTGGCTTTAAACCTGAACGCTGAATGTAGGCTATGATTTAGTTGCAGTGTTTGGAcgcctgtgattggtcagagtCTGTTACACAGAAGCTGCAGGTCCCAGTTTCAAACTTAAGACAATGTCCATTGTAAAGAATATTGTCTTCCTGAATTCGCAGCTCTTTTGTTAATTCGTGCTTTAAACTGCGGGTTCAATAGAGACATGGTTAATCTTTCAGCCCTAGAACAAAGCACGGCTGTATGTGCGTTGTAGACATTGAGGTCCCTATCCCCGCCACTGAATAGAAATCCGAGTCGATACGTTTATCTACAATGAACCGCTTCAAAGCAAACGACTCGGAAAGACTTTAACATCTCTCCAGCTGATTTACGCAGAAAGGTCCCAAACTCGGTTCAAACGTTGGTCAAAATCAGAGCGCTTAAAGCAAAATCCGCTAAACCCAATCGTTTAAAGTAAGACCCGTGGTAAAGAAAgccagggaaagagagagagagagagagagagagagagagaggtaataTAGTTTAGTACAGTTGAGCTCACCGGGTTGTAATGGATCCGCTGTAACCGCCAAGAAAAACTGAGGCGAATGGTCAATGAGGAGTAGGACAAAAGAGTCGGAGTCAGTAGAGAGCCAGCCTTCAGCTCCAACTTTATCAGAGTACACAGTTACAGAAAGGGATGGTCAACAGTCGGTTCACACCTCTGTTCCCGCATGTTCCAATCAATGCAAATCAGGCCTAGCGCGAGGAAGTGTGAGCATATAAAAGATGCTCGCcctcacacaaagacaaatCCCTCTGGACTCCGATTATCTTGGACATTTTCCTTCcacttctttctcttcctcGCTCTTACAGGTAGGCTAAGCGTGTCCGTTACTATCATTCACCTGGACTTAAGACTGTGTCTTCATTTTAAACAGGATCACATTACTACATCATTAATAAGTCtacatcattattattactattattattattactattattatagaCACTTTCACAAGCAGGTAAATGCTGgagcagttttattttaatagatATTCGCACAATAAGTGATGATTAGCTACAAGTTTAGCCTTGCCAGAGTGGTTTAGTGATAGTCTTAGGCATCCTCTCCTCAGTTTTTGCTGAAGCTGGACATGGCTCTTATCTGCTGATCTGTAACTGAGCTGCACGTCGACACTGTCCTCACTGTAGCGCCGTCTGCTTTCAGCTCTAGCGCTCGCATTTGGAGGAACGATGACTTTCTACGATGGCATTTACCCATTCTACTCACTACAAAGGACCTCGTTCATCTTCAGCACCAACCTGCTCACTGTCATCCTGGTGTTCTTGGTGCTCGCTGTCGGCTTCCTCCTCATTGTGCCAGGAATACGTGGCAAATCGGTGAGTGGGGCTCAAGAAATTCAGTATTTCCCCAGAAGGGGCTACACACTACTGATATTAACACCCTTCCATTTACCTGGAGACAGTATTCGTACTTTCCTCAGTAGGTTCcactctaaatatatatatttatttttttaaagagtttgAGAATAAGGGatcacacaaagaaaaaaacacataacAAACTTGAGTTCATCTGTAGTAGACAGGTCCTTAATGCACAAAGAACTTCCACTGGAGTTTTAAAGTGAACTGAACAGGGGCCTACCTGATAACATTTACACTTACATCTGAAGTTGTTTTTGTGCCTCAGTTACCTTATACTTCATTTAAGCCATTTTACTGGTGTGTTAAGTTGTTTGGGTTTGGTTTTGGCTACACCACTGACTGTCTCAAGTAAAAGATCCCACAGACAACACCTCACATATCTGCTGTTGAGCTTTCCTTTGTCCTGATGTTATTGAGAGTTCTCAGtgagaaaaaacatttttgaatgtGTTTCTTTCAGCGGATTCTCTGGACATTCAGGATAATCATAAGCTTGTTTATTGGAGTTGTTATTGTTGGTGAGTATTTCTCTTTATAACAATTTTAAACCAGCAGTACAGAGTAAAGGGAAACTTacaacaataaaatacatttgctgttaaatagaaatgtaaaaataacatgTTTAATGTCTAAATTATGAAGTTTTCTCTAAAAAAACTAATCAACAAATTGGTTTAAGttttaaactaaatatttaattttcttgTCCCTTTACAGCTCTGAACTTCACCAGTGATTGGGCTGAGGCGAGTTTGAAAGCCAACACCACGTACAAATCCTTCAGTAATATGGTGGTGAATGCTGAGGTCGGGCTGCATGTCGGCCTGTATGGAATTAACATCACACTTAGAGGTAAGTCACACAAGACAAGACTTGACAAGAGTCTTTGCTTTTCTTTCAATCTACCAGagtattgttattataattcTTTTCTATATTTCTGCCCAATCATTAGCCGTGTATATATTtggaaatgtaaaatgtttatgTTGGCCAGACAGATCAAGTGGATAGGTTCACAAATTTGACATAACCCTTAATTTGTGTCCTTTTAGGAGATCCTGTTGTACAGTTCAATGAGACAATAGACTACAACGAAATGTTCAGCTGGACCAGTAGTCTGGATGAGGAGTATGCTGATGCTTTGGAGAAGGGTCTTCCCAACCCCATACTGTACATTGCTGAAAAGTTTACCCTCAACAGCCCCTGTGGCCTCATCTACCAGTACCGATACTCAGGCAAATATGCCTCAGCCACCCTGTGGTAAGACACACAGATCACTGACCCTCTTAATGCCTTTGGAATATAAATGCGAGGTCTCATTCAACAACTGCAGACCAAGTACAGTAAAGAATGGTATCTCTCTTTAACTTTTTCCCACAGGACGGCTTTTTGCTGCTGGCTGGTAGCCAACGTCCTCTTCTCAATGCCCGTCATCCTCTATGCTGGCTGCATGATGGCTACCACAGCAGCTTTTATCTTCTTCTCCATGGCCTCCTTCTCAACAATATACAACCTTCCACAGTGCTTCTTCACTGTAGGAACAGAATCCTTTGTGACAAACTTCAGCGCTTCCTTTTGGCTCGCGTTAGCTACTGGTATGTGCCATGTATCTTTTATTGATCCTCTGTGTATTTGGTCCTGAAAATGATACTGTAGACCAGTGGGTTATTTTTTTCCAACCCTGCCATGCACATTTATTGCTTTCCCTTCTcccaacacacctgattcatCAGTTAATGAACAAATACTTTCAGAGTTGCAGTTGGTGTGTTAAAGCAGGGAGACcactaaaatgtgcagggcTAGGTGCCACCAGTGTTGAGAAACAATGCTGTACACTAATTATAAATGTCATAAATATGTTGATAATTAtgttcttcatttatttaaaacatatttaaatggtAATGCATTTCTGATTTAGTGTCAATAACAAACTATGTTTCTTACAGGTTTATTGTGTGCACTGATTGGCATAGCGGTGATACTACTGGACATGATGTTTCCAGAAAAAATTAGGGAAGCATTCAGTATCGGCATAGACGATGAGGATGATAACATTTACCCTGAAAAGGGCTACCTCAATGCTGGCTTCTTTGAAGGAGTGAGTTTAGATGGCGTTATTGTGAAAGGGATGAGCAAAGAACCACAGCAGATCTCCACTTTAACGGTAAATCTCTTTTCCTTTACCAAATAATCATTCTAATCAATTGTTactaaaacatattaaaattattGACATCAATAATACACAATGGGTCAGTAATGCTGAGTGAATGACTACATTTTAATTTCTCTCCACAGAAATTTTGAGAAACCATCTGTTTCACACAAGGCCATCATTCCCTTTACTTGAAAAACACACGTGCTGCAGAATGATTTTGCTGGGGGTAGCTGTAAATACAACATTTTTCTGTTCTACTGAAGAATTTGgatctgtgtaaatatgtacataaatatatatttgagtgataataaaaagaaaatatatgtattgtaataaatgtattgtttacagagaataaagaaataaaacaaatgcattACAGTGTTGTGTTCAATGTCAGGAGTTAACATCCACATAGATTCAATACTTGGCTTAAAGACATGGTTAAAAGTCACAGTATTATTACTGAATGTAGATTTGCAAGTCACCATTTCAGTTAAATGATCATCTGTGTTTCTACATAAACCTGATCTTCTAAATGAGGAATTCTTTTAGTAAATATTGGATCATTaagtaataaaaaatgttaatgcCACCATGTTttatgtgttatatatttttcagcACAATGTGGTAAAATTCTGTAATTGGGTAAAATGATTCATCTGTACACCAGAATTATGAACAGTAATATTAAGATGAAGACATCAGTTCAATGGACAATGTCCTTATGAGTAAACCTGGGCCATGACAACTCAACATAGTCACTGAGATATTTAATGCTAAGAATGTGTTGTTGTTATCTTTGGAATTCAGCATATCCCTCCCAAATGACTACAGCAGTATGAAATtggtaaataattaaaagttGTTCCTAAGTAATACAATTCTTGAGCATAGCTGATGAACACTGCATAGATATCTAGCCCCTATCATTACAAACCAGCTGATAAACAGTAAATATACAGTCCAACCAGGAACAATATTTAcatagttaaaaaataaatgccaGCATCAGcattgttttgttaaaaaaaataattatgtgTGGTAGAGCAAGGGCCTCACTGCTGGAGCAACACATCCACTAGACCTGGAAAGCTAGGAAGGGTTGGTTGGGGTATTCAGCACACCCGGATGAAACACAGATGGAGGTCATGCACTAGTCATGCACTGCtggcctcaaaaaaaaaaaacatttaccacCAT is part of the Hoplias malabaricus isolate fHopMal1 chromosome 4, fHopMal1.hap1, whole genome shotgun sequence genome and encodes:
- the duox2 gene encoding dual oxidase maturation factor 1, with protein sequence MTFYDGIYPFYSLQRTSFIFSTNLLTVILVFLVLAVGFLLIVPGIRGKSRILWTFRIIISLFIGVVIVALNFTSDWAEASLKANTTYKSFSNMVVNAEVGLHVGLYGINITLRGDPVVQFNETIDYNEMFSWTSSLDEEYADALEKGLPNPILYIAEKFTLNSPCGLIYQYRYSGKYASATLWTAFCCWLVANVLFSMPVILYAGCMMATTAAFIFFSMASFSTIYNLPQCFFTVGTESFVTNFSASFWLALATGLLCALIGIAVILLDMMFPEKIREAFSIGIDDEDDNIYPEKGYLNAGFFEGVSLDGVIVKGMSKEPQQISTLTKF